In Montipora foliosa isolate CH-2021 chromosome 9, ASM3666993v2, whole genome shotgun sequence, the DNA window agcgaagaaaatgacataattaagcaatatccgggaaaaccaaaaggcggacagttccaaagccttttatttttactaatcctacagccagtaagaataaagaagccgggagctccgcttttaggcttggctaaatctatatattatatgttaaactaTTCAATAAGGTGTATGTACTTAACTTTACCTCAGGTGCTTACGagctgaattaaaaaaaaaaaagccaaatggATGTGCATTATGATCTTCTGGATGCAAGGTCGACCATCAAGGAAAATCCCAGGAAGAAGGCAAACATCTTTTCCATTCTTTCCTTTTGGTGGCTGAAAAGACTTCTTTCAACAGGAAACGAGCGTTCGCTTGAAAATGAAGATTTGTTTCCCTTACTTGACGCCGACGAAACTAAAACGTCCAGTGAAAAACTGCAGGAGACCTGGGCTGAAGAAAGTACAGAGCATATAAAGGGACGAAGAAGAAATGGATATCGATTGTTTAAAGCTCTCCTTCGAATGTTATCCTGGAAGGACCACCTCTACCTATTGGGATTGGTTATTTTACGGGATACGTTCAAAGTCCTTCGGCCAGTGTTTTTGGGTTTGTTGTTACTTGAGCTAATGAAAGGGTCAGATGAAGAAGTTTCTTGGGCCTATTTCTACGGTGCAGGGATTTGTTTGACTCAATTTTGCGATTCTTTGTGTTGCCATCAGCTTCTGTACCATGCTGCATTAATTAGCTTGAGGTGGAAATCAGGAACAATTGCACTTGTTTACAGAAAGGTTAGAAATTATCCTAATGAACTGCaaagaaactaaaaataacGTCGTTTAAATATTTTATAAGTTCATGATTCTGGAAACCAGACGAGGAAAcgcatttcaatttttttttttttttttttttttttttttctacagccTTAATACGGGTTATACTGAATGGCATTTCTTTCGACAATTACTGCATTATTTAATATCATTTCTGGGTAACAACAAATGTGAAAACATTTATTGGTCGGATtaaaatattccaaaatagccCCTGAATTTTGAACTCGTGTGCGGATTTATTTGCAGGTCCTTGGTTTCCGTCAGGCAGATTTTACCAACATAACACGAGGCCACGTGATTAACCTTATTGCTAGTGACCTTCAGCGCTTCGAACCTGTAGGAGAGAAATTGGTTCTTCTCCTTGGAGTTTTGTTTAATTGTTGCAGTCATTCTTTTCTAATGGTTTACTTGTTTGGATGGAAAGCTATGTCGGGCATATTTTTTCTCCTGACCCTTTCTTTCTATTATGGCATTGCTGGAAGATGGTGTGAAATTTTGCGATCTAAAATTTCTGATGTGGCGGATGAGCGAGTCAATTTGATGAACTCTATCATCTCTGGGATTCGTACCGTCAAGATGTATGCTTGGGAATGGTCTTTCATGGAAAGAGTGCTACAGGCAAGATCGTAAGTAGTCACAGTAGGCTAGAAAGTCAAGTTTTACTGCTTTATCAGTAACGAATCACTTATATCCTCGCATACCGAATTTCTGAAGCCAAAGGTATCGTTTCTTTGGACCGAACGAATGACTAAAAACGTTTGTACCGTAGCAACTGTTTCAAGCAAGGGAAACGGATAACAATATATCCGCAAAGTGTAACATCAAAGGCACTAAATGATCGTACTTTAGAATGAAACTACAACGTCTATACAGTACAACGTTAATGCTGTGGCAACTGGCAACAGACGTTAAAAGATAATCTTATGATGAGTGGCACCGGTCTTtgtaaaaggagaaaaaaaacgaaactaTTTTTAGCGATTGGTacatttcacattttgattaCATTCAAAGTAAATCGAAATGTCCACTTGACTCTTGGTTTAGTGTCAACGTTCGTTCGTTGTTGCTACATGCACTTTCAGAAAAGAGGGCTGGGTGGGGGAGTTCAGGCCTTCAGGTTTGGTAGTTGTACTATTATGGGCTGGTTCTctttgttttcaatttacagCAATTCGCTTTCATAAAATGTGTTCATAAGACTACATTAACCACTCGCGGAGAGAAGACTTGCGAAACTGACACACGTACTGACTTTTGTACGTTCCtgtttcctttattttcaatttacagcAATTGGataaaactttttgttttttttaacgagttgataaaggtaaaaTAACCACCGGAGAAAAGATTTGGGAGCTGACGTTTGGAGGGTTAGGCCTTCGCCAGATCAAATTGAAGAATTGTCAATTGTTAGCGCTTTACATAAGAAATGTCACAACTTTGCAATTTGTGTTACCATGTATGCATAATGACATTAATAAGACTTTCTTTAGAAAGTAATTCTTTTAATCTCGTCTTGACCCTAGCTAatgaaatatgtttttttttcttattcagAAATGAAATGAAGCTAATCAGGTGGGAAGCGGCAATATTAGCAACCTTTAATACTTTGTATTTTTCCTGCAATAATATCGCAGCTTTCATATCGTTCACCACAATGGCATTAAATGGAGTACACCTAAACTCATATAATACCTTCATGATTCTATCACTCCTGAATTCAATTAAAACAGGTGTCAGCTGGAACGTTGCACGAGGAGCAAAAGAATTAGCTGACTTTGCCAAGGCTTTGTGTCGCATCCAAGACTTACTTGAGTATGACTACAGCAGCGTGCAAAAATTTCTCCACGGCGCTTTTGCTGATTGTAAAAAAGGTAAATTCTTTAAAGAGAACAAAACAAGCACCATCTCACTTCACAACGTGGTATGTAGTTGGAATGGTAGATGGGAAAGACCTTCTTTGAAATCAGTGTCTTTAACAGCTAACAAAGGTGATCTTGCTTTCATCACTGGTCCCGTTGGTTGCGGAAAATCATCCGTATTTTATGCCATTCTCAACGAAATGTCACTACTTGACGGAGATATCACACATCACGGTAAAATTGCGTGGATTAGTCAGCAGCCCTGGGTATTTTCTGGGACTGTAAGAGAAAATATCTTGTTTGGGGAAACGTTTGACCCGAAGAAGTATGGCAAAACGTTAGGGGCATGTGCCCTTCAAAAAGACTTAGAAAGGCTCCCTTTTGGCGATATGACACGTGTCGGAGAACGTGGAATAGTTTTGAGTGGTGGGCAGAGAGCTCGTGTAGAATTGGCACGTGCAGTCTACTTTAATGCTGATATCTACTTGCTGGATGATCCATTGAGTGCAGTTGACACAAAGGTCGGACAGCATATTTTTCAGAACTGCATCAGCACCTTATTGCATGACAAAACTCGGTTAATGATAACCCACAATTTTCATGTGCTCAAGGATGCCAAGAATATTGTTGTTATGAAAAACGGAGAAACGTCATTGAAAGGTAGCTTTACGACATTGCTTGAATCTGATCTGAATGCGGTAAATCGTTGTCCTGAAACGAAACAACTCGcccaaataaaaaaggaaagcgCCTCGACCCAAGACATAAACAAACATGAAACCGAAAGGTGGGAAGATGTCACTGGACTCGAAAATGCCGACGAAGATCTTTTGGCTGGTTCTATTTCGTGGGCCATTTACTGGAATTATATACGAGCTGGAATGTCTGCTTTGACAGCTGGAGCCATGATCATGTTCTTCGTTCTCGTGCAAGGTATTTTCAAGTAGAGTTGcatcttttttttgctttgtatCAGTCCTATCTTGACTACCGTGTGATTTTGTGAGTTCTGTGTGTGAGGTTTTCGTTTGGTCAATTTTTGTTGTCGTTATgagtcctttttttttaacgcaAAACCTAAAAAATATTAGCGACAGTTCTTGTCACGATTCTGAGTGTCGGAGGATCTAAGGGGATTCGAGGTATCCGAGGGTTAACTATATTCAAAACCGATACCCTGCCGTGGTAGTGAACTTTAGTCTGCTGGCGCAAGCCAGGGCCTTCGTAAAAGCACTTCACGGTCTACAAAAAGCATTGACTTCGCGGGAAAAACATTGACACACCAGGGAAACTAATAAAACGAAATACAATAGAAAATGAAGGCTGAAAAAGGTCATCTCTCAATGCAATTTAGTGACTTAATATGGTTGTGTCGGCAATTCTTGGCTTGGCTCAGTCTTTCTCTTTAGTTTGCTTTTGCAGTTTCAGTATTCTGCGCTAGTTTGTGTCTGGAATACTGACTCCCTGGGGCCCGCCTAATATCTCCACGCATGTAATGACATCTTATCACTAAAGAGCAATGGAAAATGCAACTAAGGTTCAACAGAAAGAGTCCTTACATAATGCGCCTCTAAGATTTTCCTTCCTTAATGTAAACAGTCATCGcactcaagaaaaaaaaaaagcactgctCTCAGTATTAATACCTTGGGTTATGGTGATAACACCAGTTGATGCAGTAAAAGGCGGTACTTTTAGCCTGCCTATCAAATGCTGAAAGGGAATCGAGACTGGGAAGCGGAGAAAGCGGTGAAATGGATTGAAAGGGACTTGGAAAAAAAACCCCATTGCTACTCTCCCCAGTTCCCTTCCATTTCAGTGCCTGTGAATCAGGCTAGGGAATAGCTGATAATTTCTTCACTTATTACGCTACAACttctatatatattttttctcatAGGGTTCCTGATACTTCCTGATTGGTGGCTTCTCAAAGTGACGTCTCAATCACATGATCCTCAATTTCAAACCAAgaatttatatatttttggtGTCTTAGGGGCTGCGGCCTTTTTCTTGTCATTGTTCAGGGCAGCCTTGGCAATGAATTCCTTGGTTATGTCTTCAAAAAATCTTCACCACTCCATGCTGACAGCGGTGTTGAGATCTCCTGTTCTATTCTTCGACACCAACCCAGCTGGACGAATACTAAACAGATTTTCCCGAGATATTGGCATTGTGGATGATATATTACCTTTAGCATTTCTGGACGCTCTTTTAAATAGTCTGTATGCTTCCGGGTCACTTGTTCTTCCGTCTGTTTTGAATCCCTGGGTTACCATCCCCGCCATTGCCTCCGTCggggtttttcttttaatggcGCGTTACTATCTCAGGTCTGCACGGGATTTGAGGCGAATGGAAGCAGTAAACAGGAGTCCAGTATTGTCTCATTTTAGCGAAACGTTGGAAGGATTGGTACATATTAGGGCCTTCAAGAAAGAGAACAGATTTCTCGAAGTATTGTACAGGTATGTGTTTACTGAAATTTCAACTTCTTCCAAGTTCGTGGGATTTGATGCCGATAAGAATTAATTTGAAGATTGGTGCGTTTTCACcttttcaataggccattttcgatatattaaatattcagcttgaaagtgaggcagtgaggacaaagacaatagaaacacgtgggaattaatgtgaaaaatatttacatatcatccactttcctttgcctttgtcctcactgactcgctatcaagctgaattttaatatatcgaaaaaggcctattccgATGAACGACGAAAACAATCCCTTGATATGTATGGCACAATAGCAAGGGTGACTTTTGACTGCGCAGGCGcgtaaattttttttgttttctcagttttcGACAATGACGCGGTTTTGTGCGCTGTCAAATCGGACAACCAAAAGTTTACCGATAAAGCTTTCATAAACAGGCCGTCAGCAAGCCAAATCAAACATATTACCGCGAAAAGCAACTCAAGGTTAAGACAAAAAATCTTGTGTGACATCGATTATCAAAGTTTTGCGGTCGATAAAAGTCTTTTTGTGTCGAGGTGTCGACGGTCAAGATGGCGGTTTGTCTGCAACGAGTATTTGGCGAGCACACTTTCGATCCATTTTTGTGCTGTCCCAGGGTCTGCTTCAGATCGTAGTTAATGtcaaactaaataaatatcactgttttggtaAGTGTACCTCATCTTTGATTCCTCGAGTTGctattttaggtttttggtTGCCTCGTTTTGTGGTGATGAAGaaatcatgttgttgtcatTCTATATTCCATGGTGTTGTTCAACAAGAATGGCCcacctttttcttttgcatcatTTATTCGTTTTACTCTAGTACAACACTTTAATTAACTAGTCCTTCCATTTGATGGGTACAGTTGTCGTTTCAAAcccatgatttttgttgttaggcgagatgaatgttttgattaataaatttagtttttgttttacctCAAATGGAAATTTGTGGTCATACCCCTGAGACTTTTGTCTCGCTTCGTGATATGGGAATTCCCGTTAACGGGGAATACCTCTGTTAGTATACTACCGGTTGGCAAAATCTGGTAACGTTTCATGGTGCACTCCCAATGCACCCTAGCCAGACAAAGTTCTGTTGGTCggatatcattttgaaatattagtaTCATAGCCTCACACTTTCTGACATTGCTAGTTTTTAGAAACTTCAATCTATCATAAATCTAACGTTCTCACCAAGTCCTACAAACCCTAGATTTAATTCAAGCCAAATGATTATTTTGTGGATTCTTCCGTtaactttttttggcatttcttgtCAATACGACAGTTCGGGAGTGGAATTAGATtgcacttgaaaacttgaatgccTCTGCATTTCTGTTTATAACTGAATAACTAAATCGTGATATGGGGATCGGCTCGGTCaaaagattttcaaggactaccttaattattttgtgaaatcaaaagaaatttaagtAGTGCACCCGTTGGTCAAAATAACGTTCGAATCAGAGCCATCTAAGCAGACATATTTGCTTTTACATATCAGTGATGGCGTAACACTTTGTGGATCACATTGTCACACAAGCGTTTGTTTGCAGTTACTAGATGGAAATGTAAATTTTTAAGAGGGGATTAACTTAGCTGTAAAGTTAGCATTGTTGCTAAGAtaattttttcaggttttcaaacCCAGTTTTGCAAATGCAGTATTGTCAGTGAGGTGCACAGGGGTgaacaaactttaaaaatggGCATTGCATTCTTGAGTGAGGTTCCAGctcttggctaagtagcctgacttctggctgttatacacaattgtggtctcattcacacagaagccctgtGCACTGTGCAAGTCAGTCACTAAAAAGTACAAGAAGCACTTTCCTGTAATTAttctcaaattaaaaattatataattatgtaacAGTTTAATTGTACTACCTGAGCCAAGAGAGATCTAGGCACACCAAAAGGATCCTTGTGAGATTTGCAGTCCAAACCTTGACATATGGATTCATCTGTACAGTTTAAAAAGTCAGAGGACAGACAACTTTTGGAGGctcaaaaaagtaaaatttattaaaaattttccaggaatttccatatcatttgaatgtgaatgctacattataatgcaaatacaataaacAAAGAATCTTACTCCCAGGAGATTTGacttgggtacaacactgagctAGCCAATTTGGTCTCTGTGTTCAAGTTAATAACTAACTGTgacaaagaactataacaattaTACACTTAAGCTCTCtccatttacaaaatttacaTATGGTAGGTTGcccataaattattattacaacattaaaggtagtttatacaaattttgtcatcttatttacaagaactttgaagaaagtacaagttaattttttggaagttattatacctaaaaattatgtgaaatgcTTAATTAAAATAGTAATTGTGACGTAACCAGGTGAAACATTTGTGACTGCCATCTGTAgtgtgaatacattcaagttaacaACTATCTCAGGCAAAGGATGATTATTATATTCTTAACTGAAATGTACCGGTTGTACTCAATGTATTGAACAGGACATCCGTTcagttgcaatatttagacagtCTGATAAATAAGCAAATACAAGTGTACATACCAGTGAGTAAGGAAATCAGTATTAGGCAAAATAGTgttaaaaaattgctttttaaaataggattttagatATGCTGTTTTGAAATGAAAGGGGAAGGTCATTTTCCAATAACAGATGACCAGAATTGTTGTATATCTCTCATAGcataaggaaggaaggaataaaTGCTGCAAAGACACATCCCGAGttggttattatttttatgttgCTTAGAAACCCAAGATAATCATACATAATTACTTGTGTacattttaacaataattatcgtGAAATTTCTACGACCTAACGAAAGATAATGTGAGGTAATATAATCTTGTAGGGGAAcggcaggtctaaaacacaagtcacattccacaggtcactcattgcaggtcattgttttaccttttggaaagtaactctaaccctcaatttggctaaacCTAGGcccaaggttggtttttaggctggcgttagccaaattgagggttttgggttactttcaaaaaggtgaaACAATGATTTGCAACGAGTGACCGgtcaaatgtgacctgtgttttagacccgcagTAGGGGAACGTCATTGATGATTCTAATAACTTTTTAATTACCCCACAATGTGTGATGAATATAAATACAGCTTTTGGTCATGCACAATCTGTAATTGGAATAAACTTGCCCCTGATGTACTCAGCCTTGACGATAACAATGCTTTTAAAGTGAAACTACTGCACTAACCAGTCCCTACCAACCACCTGCGTTATGTCTTTTCAAGATTTTGCAGAATCTAGTatgaagatacatgtagatatgTAGCCATTTAGTAAATATGGGTAAATAAGCGAATAATAGATATTGAATAGACAATGTTCACTGAGATACCGCTTTACCTTAATTATGATGCAATACAGTAATTATtgtcacaaatacatgtataatgaagATCATGATGCCAGGAAAGGTGATGTTCAATTCACATAGTGACATACCCAAATATCTTTAGATTGAAACttgttcaaggcattgaccagctTAAGTAATTATAAGTTgaatttactttctgatgaggTTGGAAGATAAAACATTGagtattatttaaatttcaagttGACTTGTGGGCACAAAGCAAGTCCTAAATATTTGGCAGTTCAGAGTTAATGTGAATTAGAAGTTCATTTGTATAAATTATAGTGTTTTGGCATGCTGCATTGCAGAGGTTTCCCCTCCACATAATGTATACAgtaatttcaacaaattgctatttacagggtgtcaagtggataaaaggctcacaaaataagaaaatctaAAAGTGGGAACAAAATAGCAGTATTAAATAGACATGCATCATTATAGTCACCATTGCGAGgttcaaaatatttgttttttcaacatgaagcacaagcttacaacatttttctctctccagccatgagcacaaaaaataggaaaaattccCTGAAGAACAATCGAATTTTAAAGACACAAAAATATAGGAAATAGCAATAGCTCACATGCACCTTCATCAACTATCTACTGTGCAGCTTCCTACAGTTCCCCTATTATCTAACCCCTGATTTCAATCCATGGCGTTATAGTAAAACCTCCAC includes these proteins:
- the LOC137970911 gene encoding ATP-binding cassette sub-family C member 4-like, which translates into the protein MDVHYDLLDARSTIKENPRKKANIFSILSFWWLKRLLSTGNERSLENEDLFPLLDADETKTSSEKLQETWAEESTEHIKGRRRNGYRLFKALLRMLSWKDHLYLLGLVILRDTFKVLRPVFLGLLLLELMKGSDEEVSWAYFYGAGICLTQFCDSLCCHQLLYHAALISLRWKSGTIALVYRKVLGFRQADFTNITRGHVINLIASDLQRFEPVGEKLVLLLGVLFNCCSHSFLMVYLFGWKAMSGIFFLLTLSFYYGIAGRWCEILRSKISDVADERVNLMNSIISGIRTVKMYAWEWSFMERVLQARSNEMKLIRWEAAILATFNTLYFSCNNIAAFISFTTMALNGVHLNSYNTFMILSLLNSIKTGVSWNVARGAKELADFAKALCRIQDLLEYDYSSVQKFLHGAFADCKKGKFFKENKTSTISLHNVVCSWNGRWERPSLKSVSLTANKGDLAFITGPVGCGKSSVFYAILNEMSLLDGDITHHGKIAWISQQPWVFSGTVRENILFGETFDPKKYGKTLGACALQKDLERLPFGDMTRVGERGIVLSGGQRARVELARAVYFNADIYLLDDPLSAVDTKVGQHIFQNCISTLLHDKTRLMITHNFHVLKDAKNIVVMKNGETSLKGSFTTLLESDLNAVNRCPETKQLAQIKKESASTQDINKHETERWEDVTGLENADEDLLAGSISWAIYWNYIRAGMSALTAGAMIMFFVLVQGFLILPDWWLLKVTSQSHDPQFQTKNLYIFGVLGAAAFFLSLFRAALAMNSLVMSSKNLHHSMLTAVLRSPVLFFDTNPAGRILNRFSRDIGIVDDILPLAFLDALLNSLYASGSLVLPSVLNPWVTIPAIASVGVFLLMARYYLRSARDLRRMEAVNRSPVLSHFSETLEGLVHIRAFKKENRFLEVLYSYQDAHNKVCFAIISTTRWLGTQVDMLCIVFVVFVVFLAILTNNDSGPSALSIVYVLYLGIDTWQFTVRKCSEAENYMTSVERIITYTHLNQEPGYNTNHQPPDNWPQHGQVSINNLGLVYYEGGPKILKDLTFTIDRHEKIGIVGRTGAGKSSLVAALFRMPQPTGDVIIDGVNIADINIQRSRQAMAVITQNPVLFTASLRMNLDPFKEYQDKELWDVLEEAGLKPMVKKLPRQLSEEVGECGANFSVGERQLLCLARALLKRNKIIVMDEATANVDHKTDQLIQETIRTKFKDCTVIAIAHRLNTIIDYDRILFLENGRVVEFDKPTKLLENRAGQFSRLYHSYDIPGSEDDE